In Puntigrus tetrazona isolate hp1 chromosome 7, ASM1883169v1, whole genome shotgun sequence, the following are encoded in one genomic region:
- the LOC122348869 gene encoding histone H1-like produces MAETAPAAAAAPAKAPKKKPAAKAKKTGPGVGELIVKAVSASKERSGVSLAALKKALAAGGYDVEKNNSRVKLAIKSLVTKGTLLQVKGTGASGSFKISKKQAETKKKPAKKVAPKAKKPAAKKPAAAKKPKSAAAKKPAAKKSPKKAKKPAAAAAKKVTKSPKKAKKPAAPKKAAKSPKKTKAAKPKAAKPKAAKPKAAKPKKAAPKKK; encoded by the coding sequence ATGGCAGAAACCGCTCCAGCTGCTGCCGCGGCGCCGGCCAAAGCGCCCAAGAAGAAGCCCGCCGCTAAAGCCAAGAAAACGGGTCCAGGCGTCGGTGAACTGATCGTCAAAGCCGTGTCCGCGTCCAAGGAGAGGAGCGGCGTGTCTCTCGCCGCCCTGAAGAAAGCTCTCGCCGCCGGCGGCTACGACGTGGAGAAGAACAACTCCCGCGTCAAGCTCGCCATCAAGAGCCTGGTGACTAAAGGCACCCTGCTGCAGGTCAAAGGGACCGGCGCCTCCGGCTCCTTCAAGATCAGCAAGAAGCAAGCCGAGACCAAGAAGAAACCGGCCAAGAAAGTGGCTCCAAAAGCCAAGAAGCCCGCGGCCAAGAAACCCGCTGCTGCCAAGAAGCCCAAGAGCGCAGCGGCCAAGAAGCCCGCCGCTAAGAAATCGCCCAAGAAGGCCAAGAAACCCGCCGCCGCAGCCGCTAAGAAAGTGACGAAGAGCCCCAAGAAGGCCAAGAAGCCGGCAGCGCCCAAGAAAGCAGCCAAGAGCCCCAAAAAGACCAAGGCCGccaaacccaaagcggcaaaacCTAAAGCGGCTAAGCCTAAAGCAGCGAAGCCTAAAAAGGCAGCTCcc